DNA sequence from the uncultured Ilyobacter sp. genome:
ATTGTCTTACATTTTTTAGACTTCAGATAGTCTATCACAGCCATGGCAAAGGCTGATCCCTCCATAGGATCTGTTCCAGATCCAAGCTCATCGAGTAGTACAAGAGAGGACTTTGTGACATTGTCTAGTATCTCCTGCACATTTTTTAGGTGAGCCGAAAATGATGACAAAGACTGCTCTATACTCTGCTCATCTCCTATATCAGCAAATATCCCTGTGAAATATCCGATACTTGTTTTTTCTTCTGCAGGTATCGGCACTCCTGAAAGGGCCATTAGTGTCAATAGTCCTGCCGTTTTAAGGGCTACGGTTTTTCCCCCTGTGTTAGGTCCCGTTATCAAAAGAGTGTTGTATTTTCTTCCGATCTCAAAGGTAAGGGGTACCACGTCTGATGGCCTTATAAAGGGATGCCTTGCATTTACCAGGCTTATTATCTCTTTGTTATTTATTTCCGGCACAACGCACTTTTTATCTAAGGCGTAGTTTGCCTTAGCAGAAAGTTTATCCAATTCTAATATGGCCTCTCCCACAAGGTAGATGCCCTCTAGATTTATCCTTATCTGGTCTGTCAGTCTTAGGAGGATTTTTCTTATCTCCTCTCTCTCTCTGACCTCAAGCTCTCTCACCTTGTTGTTCAGCGATACTATGGATATAGGTTCTATAAATACTGTCTGCCCACTAGAAGACCTGTCGTGTTCTATTCCCTTTATCTGCCCTTTAAAATCGGCTTTTATGGGTATTACACTTCTTCCGTCTCTTGTGGTTATTATTTTTTCCTGTATAGCCTTAGAATAGGCTGAGTTTGAAAATATATCATCAAATTTTTTCTTGATATTAGAAGCGATTATTTTCTTCTGAAACCTTATATCTCTTAGGTCTATAGATGCATCGTCTTTTATATTTTTTTCATTATCCACAGCCTTGTTTATTATCTCTTCTAGCCCCTTGTATATAGGAACTGCTTTAAATTTGGCTATGAGTTCTTTGTACTTTTCCAGGTCCTCAAGCTTACCCTTAATCAGTCTGAATATCTTCAGGTTTTCCTTTATATCCCATACATCTTCAGCATCAAGATAAGCCCCTATAAGCTCTGATTTTTTTGCTATTTTGTTGATATTTTTTATTCCGGCTGTCTCTGCTCCGCCGTCATATTTTATAAAATCCATAAGGTCCCTTACTATCTCTAGCTCTTTTTTTACTAGGTTTATATCTTTATAAGGGATCATTTCCGTTATGGAAATATGGGTATCCTCTATCTGAGAATACCCTGCAATCTCTTCTCTTAATTTATCAAATTCCAATACATTTAAGCTGTGTTTATTCACATACACCACCCTATAATATACAATTTTTCATTTCATTATATCACAATAAAAATCATTTGGCTATGCTGTGAGGGCTCTCTATACGTAAAAAAAGCTTGATATTTACTGGCATTAATGATATAATTATTTGCAATTTGTCTTTAAGGAGGTGTAATATATGAAAAGATGCGAAATTTCTGGTAAGGGAATGACTTTTGGACACCAAGTATCTCACTCACACAGATGTACTAACAGAGTTTGGAAGCCAAATCTTCAGCCTACTAAGATTGTTATCAACGGAGAAGCAGTTAAAGTTAAAGTTTGTTCTAAAATGCTTAAGACTCTAAAAGGAGCCAATGAAGCTGAAACATTAAACATTCTTAAATCTAACGCTAAAACTCTTAGTCCTAAAATAGCTAAAATACTTAGCAAATAATTAGGAAAATAAAAAAAAGACAGTGATTTTAGGATCTGTCTTTTTTTATTTTCCATTTTTTTGAATTTAGTCCTTTTGAATAAATTACTGAATTTACAAGAATATTAGAATCAAAGGATTTTGTCACGAATGAAAATCAATAAAAGGCAAAAAATTAACACGAATAAGGACAAAAGATTTTGGCCACAGAGCATCATAAAAGTATATGTTGCACAGAGATAAAATAATTTTTTTATTTTTTGGACTACTTTCCCCTTTAAAAAATGCCGTTAAGAAATCATCTTGTGAAATCCACTTTCATTGAAATAAGGAGGTTTACCGACTATATTTCAATAGAAAGTTAGTTCAGAAGGAATTTGACTTAGAAAATAATGAGTGGAACGAATATATTTTCTAGTTCTTGTAAAATTTATTTTTACAAGTTTCATTAGTTTTAATTGGGTGCCTTTTCTTTGGTTACTTTCTTTGGGCAAGCAAAGAAAGTAACAGAAGCTTTTGGATAAATTCAATACCTAATTCAAAATATAAAAAAAAGACCTGTAAAAAACAGGTCAATTAATTTTACTTCTCTACTTTTGTGTAAGGAATTAAAGCGATGTTTCTTGCTCTTTTTACAGCCTTAGCTATTTTTCTCTGAAGCTTTGCGCTAGCTCCGTTTACTCTAGCTGGCTTTATCCTACCTTTATCGTTGATAAAGTTCTTAAGAAGATCTACGTTTTTATAATCGATCTCTTCTATTTTAACTCTGAGCTTAACTCTTCTTCTTCTTTTTTTGAAATCAACTGCCATCTTGTACTTTCACCTCCTGAAATTTGAACGGGAACTCATCTTCATCTGTTGACTGATGATGATTGGAATATCCCAAATGATATTCTTTTAAAAATTAGCTAAATAACTTCGAAACTACTTAACGATGATGTATCTCATTACGCTTTCTGTGATGTTAAGCTTTCTCTCAACTTCAGCTAATTTAGTTCCGTCCATCTCAAAAGTAGTTAGAATGTAATATCCAGATTGCTTCTTCTCAATCGGATAAGCTAACTTTCTCTCACCCCATTTTTCAGCTTTTACGTTAGTTGCTCCAGCAACAGTTAAAATCTTTTCAACTTTAGCCATTACTTCTGTTCTTGCATCTTCCATAACTGTTGGGTTGACGATGTACATAATTTCATATTTTTTCATTAACATTACCTCCTCCCTTTGGATTTTGGCCCAAAGAACTTTGCCTTTGAGCAGGGCAAGAAAAATTATAACACAGATTACATATATTTTCAAGTTTTTGTTATCTGTTTTTTCTTATCCAAGGAGGTAAGTCAAGCTCTTCTTCCTCTACTTTTTTGCTCTCTTCTCTTTTCTCTGATTTCTCTGTATTTTCAATATTTGGAGATATATTTATAAATGGTTCCCCTCTGTCTGCCTTATCCAAAAAATTAGTGGCAACAATGGTAACCTGAATCTTGTCTCCATATTCTTCGTCGATTACAGTACCAAACATTACATCTTCAGCAGATTTCCCTGCCGCATCTCTTACTAGATTTGATATAGAGTGAGCCTCTACAAGTCCTAAATTTGAAGAACCTGTTATATTGATAAGTATCTTACTTGCTCCTGAAATAGATTTTTCAAGCAGTGGTGAAAGTAAGGCTTTTTCAGTTGCTTTTATGGCCCTGTTTTCTCCGTCAGATTCACCAAAGCCGATCATAGCCATTCCTGAGTCTAGCATAGTAGTTCTTATATCGGCAAAGTCAAGGTTTATGAGACCCTGTTGTATGATGAGGTCTGCTACGCCTCTTATACCTATTTTAAGTATGTTGTTTGCCTCTTTAAATGCATTTTGAAGAGTGATTGTTTTTTCCGGAAGTTCAAAAAGTTTGTCATTTGGAATTACAACCAGGGCATCTACATGTTCCTTTAGTCCATCTATCCCTGTGTCGGCATTGCTCATTCTTTTCTTTCCCTCAAAGGTAAAAGGTTTTGTTACCACTCCTACTGTGAGTACCCCTATCTCCTTAGCTATTTTTGCTATTATCGGAGCAGAACCTGTACCAGTTCCTCCTCCCATTCCAGCAGTTACAAAAAGCATATCTGTTTCTTCTAAAAGTGCCTTTATTTTTTCAACATCTTCTTCTGCAGCTAGCTTTCCTATTTCTGGATCTGCTCCTGCACCTAACCCCCTTGTTAATTTTTCTCCCAATTGGATTCTTATATCT
Encoded proteins:
- a CDS encoding endonuclease MutS2 produces the protein MNKHSLNVLEFDKLREEIAGYSQIEDTHISITEMIPYKDINLVKKELEIVRDLMDFIKYDGGAETAGIKNINKIAKKSELIGAYLDAEDVWDIKENLKIFRLIKGKLEDLEKYKELIAKFKAVPIYKGLEEIINKAVDNEKNIKDDASIDLRDIRFQKKIIASNIKKKFDDIFSNSAYSKAIQEKIITTRDGRSVIPIKADFKGQIKGIEHDRSSSGQTVFIEPISIVSLNNKVRELEVREREEIRKILLRLTDQIRINLEGIYLVGEAILELDKLSAKANYALDKKCVVPEINNKEIISLVNARHPFIRPSDVVPLTFEIGRKYNTLLITGPNTGGKTVALKTAGLLTLMALSGVPIPAEEKTSIGYFTGIFADIGDEQSIEQSLSSFSAHLKNVQEILDNVTKSSLVLLDELGSGTDPMEGSAFAMAVIDYLKSKKCKTMISTHYSEVKAHGYNEEGIETASMEFDSNTLSPTYKLLMGVPGESNALTIAKRLGVLDEVIESAKSYISDDNKKVESMIGNIREQSEDLNKMKIQVEQLKEEAKKNKEEYENKLAALEKEKNEILKEAYDKADKMMREMQAKAKALVDKIQTEESKKEDAKLLQKSLNMMKNALKDEKNKTIVSKPKIKRKIEFKEGEKVFVKSMSQHAVITRINEHKQVAQIQAGILKLEVAIDDLKKVEESKTKQYNTVQVHKRSAVRSEIDIRGKMVDDAVHDLETYMDRALLNGFSEVYVIHGKGTGALRAGVIEYLKGCRYVKSFRAGGHGEGGIGCTVVTLK
- the rpmB gene encoding 50S ribosomal protein L28; this translates as MKRCEISGKGMTFGHQVSHSHRCTNRVWKPNLQPTKIVINGEAVKVKVCSKMLKTLKGANEAETLNILKSNAKTLSPKIAKILSK
- the rpsR gene encoding 30S ribosomal protein S18, whose amino-acid sequence is MAVDFKKRRRRVKLRVKIEEIDYKNVDLLKNFINDKGRIKPARVNGASAKLQRKIAKAVKRARNIALIPYTKVEK
- the rpsF gene encoding 30S ribosomal protein S6, with product MKKYEIMYIVNPTVMEDARTEVMAKVEKILTVAGATNVKAEKWGERKLAYPIEKKQSGYYILTTFEMDGTKLAEVERKLNITESVMRYIIVK
- the ftsZ gene encoding cell division protein FtsZ codes for the protein MIQTSESLVRIKVIGAGGAGGNAINDMISAGVGGVEYIAANTDAQDLHNSLADIRIQLGEKLTRGLGAGADPEIGKLAAEEDVEKIKALLEETDMLFVTAGMGGGTGTGSAPIIAKIAKEIGVLTVGVVTKPFTFEGKKRMSNADTGIDGLKEHVDALVVIPNDKLFELPEKTITLQNAFKEANNILKIGIRGVADLIIQQGLINLDFADIRTTMLDSGMAMIGFGESDGENRAIKATEKALLSPLLEKSISGASKILINITGSSNLGLVEAHSISNLVRDAAGKSAEDVMFGTVIDEEYGDKIQVTIVATNFLDKADRGEPFINISPNIENTEKSEKREESKKVEEEELDLPPWIRKNR